In a single window of the Zonotrichia albicollis isolate bZonAlb1 chromosome 23, bZonAlb1.hap1, whole genome shotgun sequence genome:
- the HSPB9 gene encoding heat shock protein beta-9, whose protein sequence is MLCRMHLAPFASSSLASQLGTVRTLWPHAETIFTELQQEMEKAREFMSSFEQLLSNHGAMAMEHSPSSSMSLSHSSGDGFSVCQDVKNFAPEELSVKVVGRKVVLVGQKETQNVDEKGSFSYKYEVLKREWDVPEEVDAEALTCSLSKDGQLLIEAPKLALPAAPERSVPIQVSPAAPLTGPASENGATKAQV, encoded by the coding sequence ATGCTTTGCCGGATGCACCTCGCACCCTTCGCCTCCAGCTCCCTGGccagccagctgggcacagtGAGAACCCTGTGGCCACACGCAGAGACCATCTTCAccgagctgcagcaggagatggagaaaGCTCGTGAGTTCATGAGCAGCTTCGAGCAGCTCCTGAGCAACCACGGAGCCATGGCCATGGAGCACAGCCCGAGCAGCAGCATGAGCCTGAGCCACAGCTCCGGGGACGGCTTCTCGGTGTGCCAGGACGTGAAGAACTTCGCTCCCGAGGAGCTGTCGGTGAAGGTGGTGGGCAGGAAGGTGGTGCTGGTGGGGCAGAAGGAGACGCAGAACGTCGATGAGAAGGGCTCCTTCTCCTACAAGTACGAGGTGCTGAAGCGGGAGTGGGACGTGCCCGAGGAGGTGGATGCCGAAGCGCTGACCTGCTCCCTGTCCAAGGATGGGCAGCTCCTCATCGAGGCCCCcaagctggcactgccagccgcTCCTGAGAGGAGTGTGCCCATCCAGgtcagccctgctgccccactgaCCGGACCAGCTTCTGAGAACGGAGCCACCAAAGCCCAGGTGTGA